A genome region from Variovorax paradoxus includes the following:
- a CDS encoding glutathione S-transferase family protein, giving the protein MTATRPAHPAQPIKLYGFSLSGHVHRVRLFLEMLGLPFENIEVDLPHRQHRGADFLARNAFGQVPVIEDGELVLPDSNAILVYLNERYAPDPARWMPRDPAGAARVQRWFSVAAGPLASGPAMARIITVFGQAGDHADTVKRAHALLSVMEQHLRQQPFLADTDATLADIANYAYVAHAPEGGVSLDGYPNVRGWLARVEALPGFVPMARTPAKLAAAA; this is encoded by the coding sequence ATGACCGCCACCCGCCCCGCACATCCCGCACAGCCCATCAAGCTCTACGGCTTCTCGCTCTCCGGCCACGTGCACCGCGTGCGCCTGTTCCTGGAGATGCTCGGCCTGCCGTTCGAGAACATCGAGGTCGACCTGCCCCATCGCCAGCACCGCGGTGCCGATTTCCTCGCGCGCAATGCCTTCGGCCAGGTGCCGGTGATCGAGGACGGCGAACTCGTGCTGCCCGACTCCAACGCCATCCTGGTCTATCTCAACGAGCGCTATGCGCCCGATCCCGCGCGCTGGATGCCGCGCGACCCGGCGGGCGCTGCGCGCGTGCAGCGCTGGTTCTCGGTGGCGGCCGGACCGCTCGCGTCGGGGCCTGCGATGGCGCGGATCATCACGGTGTTCGGACAGGCCGGCGATCACGCCGACACGGTGAAGCGCGCGCACGCGCTGCTCTCGGTGATGGAGCAGCACCTGCGGCAGCAGCCCTTCCTGGCGGACACCGATGCCACGCTGGCCGACATCGCGAACTACGCCTACGTGGCGCACGCGCCCGAAGGCGGTGTGTCGCTCGACGGCTATCCGAACGTGCGCGGCTGGCTCGCGCGCGTCGAGGCGCTGCCCGGGTTCGTGCCGATGGCGCGCACGCCCGCCAAGCTCGCGGCGGCCGCATGA
- a CDS encoding LysR family transcriptional regulator, producing the protein MDRFKAMQTFVQIADQGSLTRAADALGTSLPAVVRSLAALEAHLGVRLFHRTTRRLSLTEEGRHYLPSAREVLLAADAADLALKAEAREPAGQLTITAPVLFGHMYVAPAIVRFMQRHEKVRCSVHLHDRTVNLLEEGIDVGIRIGALEDSSLVAQALGSIRRVVAASPAFLAAHGMPRHPRELEGAPCVRGRVGAPAQWLFREGGKTIGVTPDTRLEFNHIAPALEACAAGMGFGTFFSYQVLPHVAQGRLSLVLEDFEPPPRPVSVIYPNARLLPARTRAFIDWMKTEFSGLRL; encoded by the coding sequence ATGGATCGCTTCAAGGCCATGCAGACCTTCGTGCAGATTGCCGACCAGGGCAGCCTGACCCGCGCAGCCGACGCGCTCGGCACTTCGCTGCCCGCGGTGGTGCGTTCGCTCGCGGCACTGGAGGCGCACTTGGGCGTGCGCCTGTTCCACCGCACCACGCGCCGGCTCTCGCTGACCGAAGAGGGTCGCCACTACCTGCCGAGCGCGCGCGAGGTGCTGCTGGCGGCCGACGCCGCCGACCTCGCGCTGAAGGCCGAGGCGCGCGAGCCGGCGGGCCAGCTCACCATCACCGCGCCGGTGCTGTTCGGCCACATGTACGTGGCGCCGGCCATCGTGCGCTTCATGCAGCGCCACGAGAAGGTGCGCTGCAGCGTCCACCTGCACGACCGCACGGTGAACCTGCTCGAGGAAGGCATCGACGTGGGCATCCGCATCGGCGCGCTGGAAGACTCGTCGCTGGTGGCGCAGGCACTCGGCAGCATCCGCCGCGTGGTGGCGGCGAGCCCCGCGTTCCTGGCCGCACACGGCATGCCGCGCCATCCGCGCGAGCTCGAAGGCGCGCCCTGCGTGCGCGGGCGCGTCGGCGCCCCGGCGCAATGGCTGTTCCGCGAGGGCGGCAAGACCATCGGCGTCACGCCCGACACGCGGCTGGAGTTCAACCACATCGCGCCGGCGCTGGAGGCCTGCGCGGCGGGCATGGGCTTCGGCACCTTCTTCTCGTACCAGGTGCTGCCGCACGTGGCGCAGGGGCGGTTGTCGCTGGTGCTGGAAGACTTCGAGCCGCCGCCGCGCCCGGTGAGCGTGATCTACCCGAACGCACGGCTGCTGCCGGCACGCACGCGAGCCTTCATCGACTGGATGAAGACGGAGTTCAGCGGTCTCAGGCTTTAG
- a CDS encoding ATP-binding cassette domain-containing protein, which translates to MSPLFQVSHLRKRYGDTTVVDDLSFEIAPGECLGVIGPNGAGKTTTIRMCLGLTAPDGGEISALGLQMPRDALAIKAQLGVVTQFDTLDPDFSCAENLVVYGRYFGYGKAQVRARVPQLLEFAALSHKADAKPGELSGGMRRRLSLARALVNDPRLLLLDEPTTGLDPQARHLMWERLQVLLQQGKSILLTTHFMDEAERLCSRLLVLDHGRKIAEGKPRDLIAEHLEPDVVEVYGNGALSLAESAELRAMAARVEVSGETVFFYTQDARRLLDALTQHGGLRTFHRPANLEDLFLKLTGRQIREDG; encoded by the coding sequence ATGTCTCCTCTCTTCCAGGTCAGCCATCTGCGCAAGCGCTATGGCGACACCACGGTCGTCGACGACCTGTCGTTCGAGATCGCGCCCGGCGAATGCCTGGGCGTGATCGGCCCGAACGGCGCCGGCAAGACCACCACCATCCGCATGTGCCTGGGCCTCACCGCACCCGACGGCGGGGAGATCTCCGCGCTGGGCCTTCAGATGCCGCGCGACGCGCTGGCCATCAAGGCGCAGCTGGGCGTGGTCACGCAGTTCGACACGCTCGACCCCGACTTCAGCTGCGCCGAGAACCTCGTGGTGTACGGCCGCTACTTCGGCTACGGCAAGGCGCAGGTGCGTGCGCGCGTGCCGCAGCTGCTGGAGTTCGCGGCGCTCTCGCACAAGGCCGACGCCAAGCCGGGCGAGCTGTCGGGCGGCATGCGCCGACGGCTGTCGCTGGCGCGCGCGCTGGTGAACGACCCGCGTCTGCTGCTGCTCGACGAGCCCACCACCGGGCTCGACCCGCAGGCGCGCCACCTGATGTGGGAACGGTTGCAGGTGCTGCTGCAGCAGGGAAAGTCGATCCTTCTGACCACGCACTTCATGGACGAGGCCGAGCGCCTGTGCTCGCGGCTGCTGGTGCTCGACCACGGCCGCAAGATCGCCGAGGGCAAGCCGCGCGACCTGATCGCCGAGCACCTGGAGCCCGACGTGGTCGAGGTGTACGGCAACGGCGCGCTGTCGCTGGCCGAGTCTGCCGAGCTGCGGGCGATGGCGGCGCGCGTGGAAGTGAGCGGCGAGACGGTCTTCTTCTACACGCAGGACGCGCGGCGGCTGCTCGATGCGCTCACGCAGCATGGCGGCCTGCGCACCTTTCACCGCCCGGCCAACCTCGAGGACCTGTTCCTCAAGCTCACGGGCCGCCAGATCCGCGAAGACGGCTAG
- a CDS encoding ABC transporter permease, whose translation MNTTTTTTTTTTTAAPPSPSVWRAPELSLRWWPVFLRNLLVWRKLALPSLIGNIAEPLIWLVAFGYGMGALVGQVAVDGVKVPYILFLASGSICMSAMNAASFEALYSAFSRMHVQKTWDGIMNAPVGLDDIVLAEMLWAAFKSIFTVTAILFVMLGLGISHTPKLIVAWLVLIGAGITFSSIALIFNALAKGYDFFTYYFTLFMTPMMFLSGVFFPLEQLPAAVKAVAAWLPLTNAVMLVRPLFMDQWPPQWWLHAAVLAVYAVVAFWIALALTRKRFRG comes from the coding sequence ATGAACACGACAACAACGACAACAACGACGACAACAACCGCCGCGCCGCCCTCGCCCTCCGTCTGGCGCGCGCCCGAACTCTCGCTGCGCTGGTGGCCCGTGTTCCTGCGCAACCTGCTGGTATGGCGCAAGCTCGCGCTGCCGAGCCTGATCGGCAACATCGCCGAGCCGCTGATCTGGCTCGTGGCCTTCGGCTACGGCATGGGCGCGCTGGTGGGACAGGTGGCGGTCGACGGCGTGAAGGTGCCCTACATCCTGTTCCTGGCGAGCGGCTCGATCTGCATGAGCGCGATGAACGCGGCGAGCTTCGAGGCGCTGTACTCGGCCTTCTCGCGCATGCATGTGCAGAAGACCTGGGACGGCATCATGAACGCGCCGGTCGGGCTCGACGACATCGTGCTGGCCGAGATGCTGTGGGCCGCGTTCAAGTCGATCTTCACCGTCACCGCGATCCTGTTCGTGATGCTCGGGCTGGGCATCAGCCACACGCCGAAGCTGATCGTGGCGTGGCTGGTGCTGATCGGCGCGGGCATCACCTTCTCGTCGATCGCGCTGATCTTCAACGCGCTGGCCAAGGGCTACGACTTCTTCACCTACTACTTCACGCTGTTCATGACGCCGATGATGTTCCTGAGCGGCGTGTTCTTCCCGCTCGAGCAGCTGCCCGCGGCGGTGAAGGCGGTGGCGGCATGGCTGCCGCTGACCAATGCGGTGATGCTGGTGCGCCCGCTGTTCATGGACCAGTGGCCGCCGCAGTGGTGGCTGCATGCGGCCGTGCTGGCGGTGTACGCGGTGGTGGCTTTCTGGATCGCGCTGGCGCTCACGCGCAAGCGTTTCAGGGGCTGA